One genomic region from Camelus bactrianus isolate YW-2024 breed Bactrian camel chromosome 3, ASM4877302v1, whole genome shotgun sequence encodes:
- the LECT2 gene encoding leukocyte cell-derived chemotaxin-2 has translation MFSTEVLLLAVLISPALAGPWATICAGKSSNEIRMCDSHGCGQYTAQRNHRLHQGVDVLCSDGSTVYAPFTGMIVGQEKPFKNKNAINNGVRISGRGFCVRMFYIKPIKYKGSIKKGEKLGTLLPLQKVYPGIQSHIHIENCDLSDPTVYL, from the exons ATGTTTTCCACAGAAGTCCTCCTTCTGGCTGTTCTGATTTCTCCTG CACTGGCTGGACCATGGGCTACTATATGTGCTGGCAAGTCTTCCAATGAGATCAGGATGTGTGACAGCCATGGCTGTGGCCAGTACACTGCTCAAAG AAATCATAGGCTTCACCAGGGTGTGGATGTCTTGTGCTCAGATGGATCTACTGTGTATGCACCTTTCACCGGAATGATTGTGGGCCAGGAgaaaccttttaaaaacaaaaatgccatCAATAATGGTGTTCGGATCTCTGGAAGAG GTTTCTGTGTTAGAATGTTCTACATTAAGCCAATTAAATATAAAGGTTCTATCAAGAAGGGAGAAAAACTGGGAACTCTACTGCCCTTGCAGAAAGTTTATCCTGGCATACAATCTCACATACATATTGAAAACTGTGACTTGAGTGATCCTACTGTGTACCTATAA